The Sandaracinaceae bacterium genome has a window encoding:
- a CDS encoding serine/threonine-protein kinase, producing MTSDHLRLVDPPEQPVDPLIGKTIDGRYEIEGRLGEGGMGVVYQAKHVVLGKALAMKVLRADVSKDQEIMQRFRQEAQSASAIGSQHIIDISDFGQLPDGATYFIMEYLDGKELTKVIEQEQPIDPARLGHVAKQLCDALGAAHERGIVHRDMKPDNVFLVKRGKDPDFVKVLDFGIAKVGGASSKLTKAGQVFGTPHYMSPEQCAGQSVDSRTDVYALGVILYELACGKVPFDADNLMGILTKHIYEQPIPLHQLPPPVDVPPGLEAVILKCLAKSTDQRYQSMAEVKADLEAWEAGQTPGAVMDAVSRSTGGHQIGPHRVDPTGRHSALQVGVGGEHEEEGSKLPIILGAVVGLLALVATGLLVYFLVLAPDEPAVDPVVETPVVEEPIEEEEPVEEAVLEPEDEMTEEAAAAAPKIRVESTPPGAEVLLVEGEDEIILGNTPYEIDRPEQGSRTRLLLRQPGFEPQQIVLSYLTTEELTVTMREEQRASRRGRSGRSSGRGRQAAQQAQQAEQPAQQAEQPAQQQQQGRGGISGEVLDPWATPRRRQAE from the coding sequence ATGACCAGCGACCATCTGCGGCTGGTCGATCCTCCCGAGCAGCCCGTCGACCCGTTGATCGGCAAGACCATCGACGGCCGCTACGAGATCGAGGGGCGCCTCGGCGAGGGCGGCATGGGCGTCGTCTACCAGGCGAAGCACGTGGTCCTGGGCAAGGCGCTCGCGATGAAGGTGCTCCGCGCCGACGTCTCCAAAGATCAGGAGATCATGCAGCGCTTCCGCCAGGAGGCGCAGAGCGCGTCCGCCATCGGCAGCCAGCACATCATCGACATCAGCGACTTCGGGCAGCTCCCCGACGGAGCCACGTACTTCATCATGGAGTACCTCGACGGCAAGGAGCTGACGAAGGTCATCGAGCAGGAGCAGCCCATCGACCCGGCTCGCCTCGGGCACGTGGCCAAGCAGCTCTGCGACGCCCTCGGCGCCGCCCACGAGCGCGGCATCGTCCACCGCGACATGAAGCCGGACAACGTCTTCCTCGTGAAGCGCGGCAAGGACCCCGACTTCGTCAAGGTGCTCGACTTCGGCATCGCCAAGGTCGGCGGCGCCAGCAGCAAGCTCACCAAGGCCGGTCAGGTCTTCGGCACGCCGCACTACATGAGCCCCGAGCAGTGCGCGGGACAGTCGGTCGACTCGCGCACGGACGTCTACGCGCTCGGCGTGATCCTGTACGAGCTCGCGTGCGGCAAGGTGCCCTTCGACGCCGACAACCTGATGGGCATCCTGACCAAGCACATCTACGAGCAGCCGATCCCGCTTCACCAGCTGCCGCCGCCCGTCGACGTCCCCCCGGGGCTCGAGGCGGTGATCCTCAAGTGCCTCGCGAAGAGCACCGACCAGCGCTACCAGAGCATGGCCGAGGTCAAGGCCGACCTCGAGGCGTGGGAGGCCGGGCAGACGCCGGGCGCGGTGATGGACGCCGTCTCCCGCAGCACGGGCGGCCATCAGATCGGTCCGCACCGCGTGGACCCGACCGGGCGCCACTCGGCGCTCCAGGTCGGCGTCGGCGGCGAGCACGAGGAAGAGGGCAGCAAGCTGCCGATCATCCTCGGCGCGGTCGTCGGGCTGCTCGCGCTCGTCGCGACGGGGCTGCTCGTCTACTTCCTGGTGCTCGCGCCCGACGAGCCGGCCGTGGATCCCGTGGTCGAGACGCCGGTGGTCGAGGAGCCCATCGAGGAGGAGGAGCCGGTCGAGGAGGCCGTGCTCGAGCCCGAGGACGAGATGACCGAAGAGGCGGCGGCCGCCGCCCCGAAGATCCGCGTCGAGAGCACGCCGCCGGGCGCGGAGGTGCTGCTCGTCGAGGGCGAAGACGAGATCATCCTCGGCAACACGCCCTACGAGATCGACCGGCCCGAGCAGGGCTCGCGCACCCGGTTGCTGCTCCGCCAGCCCGGCTTCGAGCCGCAGCAGATCGTCCTGTCCTACCTCACCACGGAGGAGCTGACGGTCACGATGCGCGAGGAGCAGCGCGCCAGCCGGCGAGGCCGCAGCGGCCGCAGCAGCGGTCGGGGAAGGCAGGCGGCCCAGCAGGCGCAGCAAGCCGAGCAGCCCGCGCAGCAAGCCGAGCAGCCCGCCCAGCAACAGCAGCAGGGTCGGGGAGGCATCTCGGGTGAGGTGCTCGACCCCTGGGCGACGCCGCGCCGCCGTCAGGCGGAGTAG
- a CDS encoding pyruvate, phosphate dikinase, producing MDRAEPMGALGLVHRFSEPLPLDGAQARRWIGGKGASLAEMTRMGLPVPPGFTLSTEVWKHAVETGALPDGLEARLREEVARLEEAVGARFGDPDQPLLLAVRSGGPTSMPGMLDTVLDVGVNGAVARGLSQRYGQPRFGRDVRRRFLESYATVVRGVPRDAFDALAGRRQIHALDENALDALLVEYERMIAHEVGEPIPDDPWAQLRGAIEGVIRSWSAPRAQKYREAHGIPDDEGTGVTVQAMVFGNLGAGSGSGVVFTRNPSTGDKALFGEWLPDAQGEDVVGGRRTPRPLTRAQIRRGMEDDSLESAMPETFATLTELAARLEERHGDAQDVEITIERGALWVLQSRSAKRSARAAARIAVEMHEEGTLGRREALSRIEPSSLRQLLTPRLPDPQQLAEQGLSPVARGLAASPGAATGQIVFDAEAAQRAAAGEELILVRAETSAEDVETMRMVHGILTAAGGLTSHAAVVARAIGKPCVTGATSLHVDYGRRTVVARSPQFAGLELPEGSVITIDGARGLVYAAAVPVEPAPASPHVETLLAWADEARVARVWARASSPRLAQVGRSFGADGIAVTDCLDVAGLVEAAGSLPIALRIDDEGQLDGLADGLRAGLDCVVVRPALMERAREIGVAVYAWVDPGTLVDADGLWIDLDGPGAVDALCAAELRPEMPVLLHGDAATQPEVLGWCLGRQEVGAIVPPLDVPVGRLQTARAASLS from the coding sequence GTGGACAGGGCTGAGCCGATGGGCGCCCTCGGGCTGGTCCACCGCTTCTCGGAGCCGCTGCCCCTCGACGGGGCGCAGGCGCGCCGCTGGATCGGGGGCAAGGGAGCGTCGCTCGCCGAGATGACGCGCATGGGCCTGCCCGTCCCGCCCGGGTTCACGCTCTCGACCGAGGTCTGGAAGCACGCGGTGGAGACGGGCGCGCTCCCGGACGGTCTCGAGGCGCGGCTCCGCGAAGAGGTCGCGCGGCTCGAGGAGGCGGTGGGGGCGCGCTTCGGCGATCCCGATCAGCCGCTGCTCCTCGCGGTGCGCTCCGGTGGGCCGACCTCGATGCCGGGCATGCTCGACACGGTGCTCGACGTCGGCGTCAACGGCGCCGTCGCGCGCGGGCTGTCGCAGCGCTACGGACAGCCGCGCTTCGGCCGAGACGTGCGGCGCCGCTTCCTCGAGTCCTACGCGACCGTCGTCCGGGGCGTGCCGCGCGACGCGTTCGACGCGCTGGCCGGGCGCCGACAGATCCACGCGCTCGACGAGAACGCGCTCGACGCGCTCCTGGTGGAGTACGAGCGCATGATCGCGCACGAGGTCGGTGAGCCCATCCCGGACGATCCGTGGGCGCAGCTGCGCGGCGCGATCGAGGGTGTGATCCGCTCGTGGAGCGCGCCGCGGGCGCAGAAGTACCGCGAGGCGCACGGCATCCCGGACGACGAGGGCACCGGCGTGACCGTCCAGGCCATGGTCTTCGGCAACCTCGGCGCGGGCTCCGGGTCGGGCGTCGTGTTCACGCGAAACCCGTCGACCGGCGACAAGGCGCTCTTCGGCGAGTGGCTCCCGGACGCGCAGGGAGAGGACGTCGTCGGCGGTCGCCGCACGCCCCGCCCGCTCACCCGCGCGCAGATCCGCCGCGGCATGGAGGACGACAGCCTCGAGTCGGCGATGCCGGAGACCTTCGCCACGCTGACCGAGCTGGCGGCCCGGCTCGAGGAGCGCCACGGCGACGCGCAGGACGTGGAGATCACCATCGAGCGAGGCGCGCTCTGGGTGCTGCAGTCACGCTCGGCCAAGCGCAGCGCGCGCGCCGCGGCCCGCATCGCGGTGGAGATGCACGAGGAGGGCACGCTCGGTCGGCGCGAGGCGCTCTCGCGGATCGAGCCCTCCAGCCTGCGGCAGCTGTTGACCCCGCGGCTCCCCGATCCGCAGCAGCTCGCCGAGCAGGGCCTCTCCCCCGTCGCGCGCGGCCTCGCGGCCAGCCCCGGCGCCGCCACGGGCCAGATCGTGTTCGACGCCGAGGCCGCCCAGCGCGCCGCGGCGGGCGAGGAGCTGATCCTCGTGCGCGCGGAGACGAGCGCGGAGGACGTCGAGACCATGCGTATGGTGCACGGCATCCTGACGGCGGCCGGCGGGCTCACCAGCCACGCGGCGGTCGTGGCGCGCGCGATCGGCAAGCCGTGCGTGACCGGCGCGACCAGCCTGCACGTCGACTACGGGCGGCGCACGGTGGTGGCGCGCAGCCCGCAGTTCGCGGGGCTCGAGCTGCCCGAGGGCAGCGTGATCACCATCGACGGCGCCCGCGGGCTCGTCTATGCGGCGGCCGTCCCCGTGGAGCCCGCGCCCGCCTCGCCGCACGTCGAGACCCTGCTGGCGTGGGCTGACGAGGCGCGCGTGGCCCGGGTCTGGGCGCGCGCGTCGAGCCCGCGCCTCGCGCAGGTCGGTCGGAGCTTCGGCGCCGACGGCATCGCGGTCACCGACTGCCTGGACGTCGCGGGACTGGTCGAGGCGGCCGGGTCGCTGCCCATCGCGTTGCGCATCGATGACGAGGGCCAGCTCGACGGGCTCGCCGACGGGCTCCGCGCGGGGCTCGACTGTGTCGTGGTGCGGCCCGCGCTGATGGAGCGCGCCCGCGAAATCGGAGTGGCAGTGTACGCGTGGGTCGACCCCGGGACCCTCGTCGACGCGGACGGGCTGTGGATCGATCTCGACGGTCCGGGCGCGGTGGACGCGCTCTGCGCGGCCGAGCTCCGACCGGAGATGCCGGTGCTCTTGCACGGCGACGCGGCGACCCAGCCCGAGGTGCTCGGCTGGTGTCTCGGTCGACAGGAGGTCGGCGCCATCGTGCCGCCCCTCGACGTGCCGGTCGGGCGGCTTCAGACCGCGCGCGCGGCCTCGCTGTCGTAA
- the glyS gene encoding glycine--tRNA ligase subunit beta — protein MSRTLLFEIGLEELPASFVDGALAAMPTLATDALARVRLSHGEIRALGTPRRLTVIVEALAEAQSDLSEVVMGPPKAAAFEADGTPKKAAIGFAKKLGLEVEQLVIEETDKGPYVAGKREEKGQAAAEVLPALLEELTRKIPFPKSMRWGEGEHAFGRPVHWIVCLFGADLVPLALLGTESGRETRGHRFLAPASFALADADAYVDALREAHVLVDPAERTRVMLERLEAAAAEAGGQMVPDAFLVGENATLVEEPHVICGSFDEAFLALPDEVTIEVMRGHQRYFALRTPEGKLLPRYLAVTNTDQAPEIITKGNDRVLKARLADGRFFVEEDQARTLEAMVPGLDQVVFQAKLGTLGERVQRFASVVKALGDDGPASAAARLCKADLVSLIIGEFPELQGIMGRWYALKQGVDEVVADAIRDHYLPRGASDAVPSAVPSARLAVAERADALVGCFGIGLVPSGSADPFALRRATIGILRIALEGPIDVDVRATLAAAHAAYRAQDKPVKGEAEVLSALDEFFRGRLRAFLTERHPTDLVDACLAAWGGGSLRDLRARLDALEAFRALPAYESLAVAFKRAYNIAKDVDVAPVDAALLAEDAEKALAERWAAVEPRVAASTEAGDYQTALTLVAEELREPIDRFFDEVFVMVEDEALRTNRLRLLAGIAHTLTDIAHFHLLGGQG, from the coding sequence GTGAGCCGCACGCTGTTGTTCGAGATCGGGCTCGAGGAGCTGCCCGCGTCCTTCGTGGACGGCGCGCTCGCCGCGATGCCCACGCTCGCCACCGACGCGCTCGCGCGCGTGAGGCTGAGCCACGGTGAGATCCGCGCGCTCGGCACGCCGCGCCGCCTGACCGTGATCGTCGAGGCCCTCGCCGAGGCGCAGTCCGATCTGTCCGAGGTCGTGATGGGGCCCCCGAAGGCGGCGGCGTTCGAGGCCGACGGCACGCCCAAGAAGGCGGCGATCGGCTTCGCGAAGAAGCTCGGCCTCGAGGTCGAGCAGCTGGTCATCGAGGAGACCGACAAGGGCCCCTACGTCGCGGGCAAGCGCGAGGAGAAGGGCCAGGCCGCGGCCGAGGTGCTCCCCGCGCTGCTCGAGGAGCTGACCCGGAAGATCCCGTTCCCCAAGTCGATGCGCTGGGGGGAGGGGGAGCACGCCTTCGGCCGGCCGGTGCACTGGATCGTCTGCCTCTTCGGCGCCGACCTGGTGCCGCTCGCGTTGCTCGGGACCGAGAGCGGGCGTGAGACGCGCGGGCATCGCTTCCTCGCGCCGGCGTCCTTCGCGCTCGCCGACGCCGACGCGTATGTCGACGCGCTGCGCGAGGCGCACGTGCTGGTCGATCCCGCGGAGCGCACGCGCGTGATGCTGGAGCGCCTCGAGGCCGCCGCGGCGGAGGCAGGCGGTCAGATGGTCCCGGACGCCTTCCTCGTGGGCGAGAACGCGACGCTCGTCGAGGAGCCCCACGTGATCTGCGGGAGCTTCGACGAGGCGTTCCTGGCCCTGCCCGACGAGGTGACCATCGAGGTCATGCGCGGTCACCAGCGCTACTTCGCGCTCCGCACTCCGGAAGGGAAGCTGCTTCCGCGGTACCTCGCGGTCACGAACACGGATCAGGCGCCCGAGATCATCACGAAGGGCAACGACCGCGTGCTGAAGGCGCGCCTCGCCGACGGTCGCTTCTTCGTCGAGGAGGATCAGGCGCGCACCCTCGAGGCGATGGTCCCCGGGCTCGACCAGGTCGTCTTCCAGGCGAAGCTCGGCACGCTCGGCGAGCGGGTGCAGCGCTTCGCGTCCGTGGTGAAGGCGCTCGGCGACGACGGGCCCGCGAGCGCGGCCGCCCGCCTCTGCAAGGCCGATCTGGTCAGCCTGATCATCGGCGAGTTCCCCGAGCTGCAGGGCATCATGGGCCGCTGGTATGCGCTGAAGCAGGGCGTGGACGAGGTGGTCGCCGACGCGATCCGCGACCACTACCTGCCCCGCGGCGCGAGCGACGCGGTGCCGAGCGCGGTGCCCTCCGCCCGGCTCGCGGTGGCCGAGCGCGCCGACGCGCTGGTGGGCTGCTTTGGCATCGGGCTGGTCCCGAGCGGGAGCGCGGACCCGTTCGCGCTGCGGCGCGCGACCATCGGGATCCTGCGCATCGCGCTCGAGGGGCCGATCGACGTGGACGTGCGCGCCACCCTCGCCGCGGCGCACGCCGCCTACCGCGCGCAGGACAAGCCGGTGAAGGGCGAGGCCGAGGTGCTGTCCGCGCTCGACGAGTTCTTCCGCGGCCGGCTCCGTGCGTTCCTGACCGAGCGCCACCCGACGGATCTCGTCGACGCCTGCCTCGCGGCGTGGGGAGGCGGCTCGCTCCGTGATCTCCGCGCGCGGCTCGACGCCCTGGAGGCGTTCCGCGCTCTGCCCGCCTACGAGTCGCTCGCGGTGGCCTTCAAGCGCGCCTACAATATCGCCAAAGACGTGGACGTCGCGCCCGTCGATGCGGCGCTGCTGGCCGAGGACGCCGAGAAGGCGCTCGCCGAGCGCTGGGCCGCGGTGGAGCCGCGCGTCGCCGCGTCGACCGAGGCGGGCGACTACCAGACCGCGCTCACCCTGGTGGCGGAGGAATTGCGCGAGCCGATCGACCGGTTCTTCGACGAGGTGTTCGTGATGGTCGAGGACGAGGCGCTCAGGACGAACCGCCTGCGGCTCCTGGCCGGCATCGCGCACACGCTGACCGACATCGCGCACTTCCACCTGCTCGGTGGACAGGGCTGA
- a CDS encoding tetratricopeptide repeat protein produces the protein MTTTQREEARGLFEAGRAAFADGRYEAALDYFERSYEISQLAELLYNIGHTADRIRRDARALEAFEQYLAARPDAPERAAVEARISVLRAAVAEREAQEAREAEARAEIATEPTEPEPATPENGVDASQSTSPAGWIVLGGGGAVAVAGAVFLGLAEARAAEVRDAQEGTPWARVRDAHAQADSFAIVGGVLLGAGAAAAAAGLVMAFTLGEAQVEAALAPGGAVARGRF, from the coding sequence ATGACGACGACCCAGCGCGAGGAGGCGCGGGGCCTCTTCGAGGCGGGGAGGGCGGCCTTCGCCGACGGGCGGTACGAGGCGGCCCTCGACTACTTCGAGCGCTCGTACGAGATCAGCCAGCTCGCGGAGCTGCTCTACAACATCGGGCACACGGCCGACCGCATCAGGCGTGATGCGCGCGCTCTCGAGGCGTTCGAGCAGTACCTGGCCGCGCGGCCGGACGCGCCAGAGCGCGCGGCGGTCGAGGCGCGCATCAGCGTGCTGCGGGCGGCGGTGGCGGAGCGCGAGGCCCAGGAGGCCCGCGAGGCGGAGGCGCGTGCGGAGATCGCCACGGAGCCGACCGAGCCCGAGCCGGCCACGCCCGAGAACGGCGTGGACGCGTCGCAGAGCACGAGCCCGGCCGGCTGGATCGTGCTCGGCGGGGGCGGCGCCGTCGCCGTGGCGGGCGCCGTGTTCCTCGGGCTGGCCGAGGCGCGCGCGGCCGAGGTGCGAGACGCGCAGGAGGGCACGCCGTGGGCGCGGGTCCGCGACGCGCACGCCCAGGCAGACAGCTTCGCCATCGTGGGCGGGGTGCTGCTGGGGGCGGGGGCCGCGGCGGCCGCGGCCGGGCTGGTGATGGCGTTCACGCTCGGTGAGGCGCAGGTCGAGGCCGCGCTGGCCCCGGGCGGCGCGGTGGCGCGAGGGAGGTTCTGA
- the mutS gene encoding DNA mismatch repair protein MutS, with amino-acid sequence MAKARKAAGKEPERTPVMQQFFAAKGQYPDALLFFRMGDFYELFYDDAVVAAQALDITLTSRGKDRQGENIPMAGVPHHAAPGYLARLLEQGFKVAICEQLADPKTVKGIVPRGVVRVATPGLALDPDALDAKADNYLCAVHVAEPRGLATLEMSRSDLRACLVPDDAALLAELARLEPREILIDGELPQLEDTLRRLLPRVAVRRVPPIEDADAALARFLGEDEATRAANEVDAHGRVAATLTLRYAQEAQPEAEVKVGRLIRYDPGDRLILDEVAVRNLELVRTLGGDKPGSMLHLLDRTKTSMGARLLRRRLLSPLTDRAAIARRHDAVEAFVMDADLRRALRESLSRVADLERLATRTELGVAHPRDLGAVRDSLVGAHALYETLRERAGQTTDDALARLVPEDRCEDVLGALETALVEEPPTVAHQGGIFAEGMSEDLDELRSLSTTSKDVLLQLEKRERESTGIGSLKVKYTKVFGYYIEVTRANLHLVPDSYRRKQTIANGERYVTEELEDLQAKILGADERIKGLESDLFADLRVRVAAEARRLRALASSLADLDVHAALAELAHLHGYVRPTLDEGLSLELTECRHPIVEHLAEAGTFVPNDVTLDAEGRRLMIITGPNMAGKSTTMRQVALCVIMAQMGAFVPAAEARIGLVDRVFTRVGASDNLGRGQSTFMVEMRETATILADATRRSLVILDEIGRGTSTYDGLAIAWAVAEHLHDGVGCRTMFATHYHELTELAELKDGVVSFNVAAREYGDDVVFLHKLVEGAANKSYGVAVARLAGVAEIVLARAKTILADLEQGAPLPGGRRASLRGKSQLELFAGPATPAEPSEVEKTLAQVDVDRMRPLDALLTLSRLKDMLA; translated from the coding sequence ATGGCCAAGGCGAGGAAGGCGGCCGGCAAGGAGCCCGAGCGCACGCCGGTGATGCAGCAGTTCTTCGCCGCGAAGGGGCAGTACCCCGACGCGCTGCTCTTCTTCCGGATGGGCGACTTCTACGAGCTGTTCTACGACGACGCGGTCGTGGCGGCCCAGGCGCTCGACATCACGCTCACCTCGCGCGGCAAGGACCGGCAAGGCGAGAACATCCCGATGGCCGGCGTGCCGCATCACGCGGCGCCCGGCTATCTCGCGCGGCTGCTCGAGCAGGGCTTCAAGGTGGCCATCTGCGAGCAGCTCGCGGACCCGAAGACGGTCAAGGGCATCGTGCCCCGCGGCGTCGTGCGTGTCGCGACGCCGGGGCTCGCGCTCGACCCCGACGCGCTGGACGCCAAGGCAGACAACTATCTCTGCGCCGTTCACGTGGCGGAGCCGCGCGGTCTGGCCACGCTCGAGATGAGCCGCTCGGACCTCCGCGCCTGCCTCGTGCCCGACGACGCGGCGCTCCTCGCGGAGCTGGCGCGTCTCGAGCCGCGGGAGATCCTGATCGACGGCGAGCTGCCGCAGCTCGAGGACACGCTGCGCCGGCTCCTGCCCCGGGTCGCCGTGCGCCGGGTCCCGCCCATCGAGGACGCGGACGCCGCCCTCGCGCGCTTCCTGGGCGAGGACGAGGCGACCCGCGCCGCCAACGAGGTCGACGCCCACGGGCGCGTCGCGGCCACGCTCACCCTCCGCTACGCGCAGGAGGCGCAGCCGGAGGCGGAGGTGAAGGTCGGCCGCCTGATCCGCTACGACCCGGGCGACCGGCTGATCCTGGACGAGGTCGCGGTGCGGAACCTGGAGCTGGTGCGCACCCTCGGCGGCGACAAGCCGGGGTCCATGCTGCATCTGCTGGACCGCACGAAGACGTCGATGGGCGCGCGGCTCCTGCGTCGTCGGTTGCTCTCACCCCTGACCGACCGAGCGGCGATCGCGCGCCGGCACGACGCGGTCGAGGCGTTCGTCATGGACGCGGACCTCCGGCGCGCGCTGCGGGAGAGCCTCTCGCGGGTCGCGGATCTCGAGCGGCTCGCGACGCGGACCGAGCTCGGCGTGGCGCACCCGCGCGACCTGGGCGCGGTGAGAGACTCGCTGGTCGGCGCGCACGCCCTCTACGAGACGCTGCGCGAGCGGGCCGGCCAGACCACGGACGACGCGCTCGCGAGGCTGGTCCCCGAGGACCGCTGCGAGGACGTGCTGGGCGCGCTCGAGACGGCGCTCGTCGAGGAGCCGCCGACCGTCGCGCACCAGGGCGGGATCTTCGCGGAGGGGATGAGCGAGGACCTGGACGAGCTCCGGTCGCTGAGCACCACCAGCAAGGACGTCCTGCTCCAGCTCGAGAAGCGGGAGCGCGAGAGCACGGGGATCGGCTCGCTCAAGGTCAAGTACACGAAGGTCTTCGGCTACTACATCGAGGTCACCCGCGCGAACCTGCACCTCGTCCCGGACAGCTACCGGCGCAAGCAGACCATCGCCAACGGCGAGCGCTACGTCACCGAGGAGCTGGAAGATCTGCAAGCCAAGATCCTCGGCGCCGACGAGCGCATCAAGGGGCTGGAGTCGGACCTGTTCGCGGATCTGCGCGTGCGCGTCGCCGCGGAGGCGCGACGGCTCCGCGCGCTCGCGAGCTCGCTCGCCGACCTCGACGTGCACGCCGCGCTGGCGGAGCTGGCCCACCTGCACGGCTACGTCCGCCCGACGCTCGACGAGGGCCTGTCGCTCGAGCTGACGGAGTGTCGCCACCCCATCGTGGAGCACCTGGCCGAGGCGGGGACGTTCGTGCCGAACGACGTGACGCTCGACGCCGAGGGCCGGCGCCTGATGATCATCACCGGGCCGAACATGGCCGGGAAGTCGACCACCATGCGGCAGGTCGCGCTGTGCGTGATCATGGCGCAGATGGGCGCGTTCGTGCCCGCCGCCGAGGCGCGCATCGGGCTCGTCGACCGCGTCTTCACGCGGGTCGGCGCGAGCGACAACCTGGGGCGCGGGCAGAGCACCTTCATGGTGGAGATGCGCGAGACGGCGACCATCCTCGCCGACGCGACGCGCCGCTCCCTGGTGATCCTCGACGAGATCGGCCGCGGCACGAGCACCTACGACGGGCTCGCCATCGCGTGGGCGGTCGCCGAGCACCTCCACGACGGCGTCGGATGCAGGACGATGTTCGCGACGCACTACCACGAGCTGACGGAGCTCGCGGAGCTCAAGGACGGCGTGGTCAGCTTCAACGTCGCCGCCCGCGAGTACGGGGACGACGTGGTCTTCCTCCACAAGCTCGTCGAGGGCGCGGCGAACAAGAGCTACGGGGTCGCGGTCGCGCGCCTCGCCGGGGTCGCGGAGATCGTGCTCGCGCGGGCCAAGACCATCCTCGCGGACCTGGAGCAGGGGGCGCCGTTGCCCGGCGGCCGGCGGGCGAGCCTGCGCGGCAAGTCGCAGCTCGAGCTCTTCGCGGGCCCCGCCACGCCGGCCGAGCCGAGCGAGGTCGAGAAGACGCTGGCCCAGGTCGACGTGGACCGGATGCGACCCCTCGACGCCCTGCTGACCCTGTCCCGCCTCAAAGACATGCTCGCGTAG
- a CDS encoding glycine--tRNA ligase subunit alpha gives MTFQELILALSRFWAERGCLVVQPYNSEVGAGTFNPNTFLRAIGPEPWNVAYVEPSRRPTDGRYGDNPNRLQQFHQFQVILKPAPLDIQQLYLDSLTAIGTDPSQHDIRFIEDDWESPTLGAWGLGWQVWLDGLEISQFTYFQQVGGIDCKPISGELTYGLERIAMYLQDVDDVYDLEYAPGTRYGELFKRSEWEWSTYNFEKADVALHFSLFDQYEAQCRQLVGVSEKKGKGGKLVWEVDDPKARLVLPAYDCVIKCSHYFNVLDARGAISVTERQRFIGRVRHLARAVSEAYYAQREAYGFPLLDGGAS, from the coding sequence ATGACGTTCCAGGAGTTGATCCTCGCGCTATCGCGGTTCTGGGCCGAGCGCGGCTGCCTCGTGGTGCAGCCCTACAACTCCGAGGTCGGGGCGGGGACGTTCAACCCGAACACCTTCCTGCGGGCCATCGGGCCGGAGCCCTGGAACGTGGCGTACGTGGAGCCCTCGCGGCGCCCGACCGACGGGCGCTACGGCGACAACCCGAACCGCCTGCAGCAGTTCCACCAGTTCCAGGTGATCCTCAAGCCGGCGCCGCTGGACATCCAGCAGCTCTACCTCGACTCGCTCACCGCGATCGGCACCGATCCCAGCCAGCACGACATCCGCTTCATCGAAGACGACTGGGAGTCGCCCACCCTCGGCGCGTGGGGTCTCGGCTGGCAGGTGTGGCTCGACGGGCTCGAGATCAGCCAGTTCACCTACTTCCAGCAGGTCGGCGGGATCGACTGCAAGCCGATCAGCGGCGAGCTGACCTACGGGCTCGAGCGCATCGCGATGTACCTGCAGGACGTCGACGACGTGTACGACCTCGAGTACGCGCCCGGGACCCGCTACGGCGAGCTCTTCAAGCGCTCCGAGTGGGAGTGGAGCACGTACAATTTCGAGAAGGCCGACGTCGCGCTCCACTTCTCGCTCTTCGACCAGTACGAGGCGCAGTGCCGCCAGCTGGTCGGCGTGTCCGAGAAGAAGGGGAAGGGCGGCAAGCTGGTCTGGGAGGTCGACGACCCCAAGGCGCGCCTCGTCCTGCCCGCCTACGACTGCGTCATCAAGTGCAGTCACTACTTCAACGTGCTCGACGCGCGCGGCGCCATCAGCGTGACCGAGCGCCAGCGCTTCATCGGCCGCGTCCGCCACCTCGCGCGCGCCGTCAGCGAGGCGTACTACGCGCAGCGTGAGGCCTACGGCTTCCCGCTCCTGGACGGAGGTGCGTCGTGA